Within the Clarias gariepinus isolate MV-2021 ecotype Netherlands chromosome 27, CGAR_prim_01v2, whole genome shotgun sequence genome, the region actaggaaaaaaatatgttttagtaacaaaaataaagcgAAAATTCAACACAAGTTTATGTGTGAAACTTTCTGCTTGGTCACTGTTTGATGACGTATGAAGTCTCCATGGTGATGTAAGGAAGTTTAGCGTGACATTTACGGAAAGTGAATTAGGCAAACGACTTTTGCAGGAAGTTTAATAGTGCTGTTTAATAGACCTCGggatttgatttattaatttaagttTTGGACTTGAAACTAAAAGACTGAACATGACGGTGTTCCGGAGATTTGCTTTAGGAGTTTGTTCGTTTTCCCGAAGTCGTGCTCAACTAAACCGGGTCTTCTCAGCTCGTCAGTGCTCACAACCTGACCACATTAGTGTTTCTGCCAAGAATAAACTGTTCATTCGAGGGTTTAGCGCTGTGTCAAACCCAGACGCTGCTGAAGTAGATATAAGTCGCCTGGAAGGTGAAGACCAGGGTAGGTGCTTCAGTTACACCTGTGAGCCCAGTGGCGCCATTTTGATTAAcacacatcaaaaaaaaaatcaatacatgACAAATAATACATTCATAAACAGTTTAACAATCCCCCTGGTGATAGGTCGTTTATGAGTCTTTACCATGACAccgaagaacgagtagtctcggagagtgattaaCTAATTTTCTGATCTCTCGTCGTCTCTCAGCGATGTTCTTCCACACACAAAGTGCGCATGACACTTAAAACACCTTGAACAACTCATTGTAAACTTGCTGAATCATGTCAAACATCTCTGTGGCAGTTTTGTCCAGTTTCATGCAGAATTTTATGTTTGCTCCTTTTTCTAACTTGCCGTCCAtgatgaaggtcagctgttgtggaatagttcttgcaagaacagttttgtcaagtgcatttgcaaaacccatcaagctccatgatgaaactggctctgaTGAAGACCATCAccggaaagcaagaccaaaacttacctttgctgtagaggagaagttcatttagagttaccagcttcaaaaatcacaaattaacatcatctcagattagagccgttatgaaggctttacaacaagaagcagacacatctcaatatcaactgtttaaaggaaattattgcatattttggatgcttttAACATTGTTGTACAAtgtataaagagataaaaatcagggaagaccatggaattagaaggaaCGTCCAAACTCTTTGACTGGTATTGTgtaaaaggtaccgaagcattcgggcacacacatccagactgtgcaacagcttttttccacaagccatccgtctcctcaacaaaaagggactggactgataaacacaaacacactcatacacacacaaacacaaacattatcacacagcttaactaaactacctcaaaatattgagactggactgactaatcaacacaagtgcagacacactgacctacaccaccaaattatcgtacacaccaacctgtaaatgcttcactgtttttaacaatctttttgcacaatgatcattactggactacatttttgcactaattcctcaaatcttgctgctgttttaaggaatgtttatgtttacccactacctcaacaccatattttatgttctgttatgtcgtggttgcgcactgtcactttgttgttgctcttgtttgcacatttgcacgtgcactttatgttgtctataaaaatgttacttagctagttagttattgttaatttatgttgtaatttatgttaggtctctctgtcctgtctctgctagccagttaactaggcctcttggttagctagtttagtgtctctgttaatttatgttgtaaatttatgttgcatgtagcaccttggtcctggaggaacgttgtttcgtttcactgtgtactaactgtatatggttgtaatgacaataaagcctacttgaacttgaacttgaacttgaacttgtatATAGTTGCCAGttcccacacacaccacacacttgGAAGAAAACCGTTATTGACGCTTGTGTGTAGTGTTGTTATGATTGATGCAAGAGTGCGGGTATGCTATCCAGTGCAATGCAATGCAATAATGCAATGTTGctctaatattttaatataacattaaatatGTTACTTTAAATACACAATATGCCTTAAATAACATTGACCTTTCCCCTCTACAAAGCAGGATAGAGTAAAATATGCAACgtttaaattaaaagcattatTACAGGAACTTTTGGAAAAGTGTATATCAGCTGTGTGACcactgctctttctctctctcaggcatTGTGGAAGTTCTAATGTGTCGGGAACGGGCACGGAACTCTCTGGgtcgtgtgtttgtgtctcagGTATAGTGATACCTGCTCAATCCTGTAGGATCAGGTTTCGTTCAGCACTTGTTTAATCCTCAGCAGACAATTTCATCCCATCCATACTCTTTCTATCTGATATGTTTGTCATTTGTAAAACTTATTTTGTTTGTCAAAGTCAGACGGTACCAGGGGGAGGCTATAATTCATTTTTGACAGCATGcgaaatcaaaaaaaaaaaaaaaaaggaagaattgCGAAGATTTATGATGTTCCTTTGGTCTTGCTGAATCTTCTTTCTTGGCACCATTTCTCAGTTTTGTCAATATTTCTCCCACTCGTTGCTTCATATTTCTTTTCTAGATGCGAGAGTTGGTGTCAGGTCTGCATCATGACGCGGCTGTTCGTGTGGTGATCTTTAGAAGTCTGGTGCCTGGAGTCTTTTGTGCAGGTCAGCTTTTGtctataaagaaaacaaacatatatTCAATAAAGCCATTTTATTTGATAAGCTAGGTTGAATGTGTGTGATTTATGATTCTGTTAAAGGTGCTGATCTAAAGGAGAGAGCACAGATGGGCAATTCTGAGGCTGAGCAGTTTGTTCTTGGACTTCGGTCACTAATGAATGAAATAGGTGAGACATCATTATATtaccattgtttaaaaaaaatcttattgctGCTTGATTTATTGATCTTCATTAAGCACTACATCTATGGTTAATCCAGATCCTATCCGACAAACACTGAGAGCATGAGATGGGAACTTTTTCTGAAAGCctctttaaaaaagtataacTGTAGAGGTTATAAAATTAGACATTCAGCATAAAATTGCTATATAAAAGCGCAGCTGGTTTCTAGTGTGATAAATAATCCGTCATCGTGCATGCTGTACCCTTCTCCTGCCAGCGGCATTGCCCATGCCAACTATCGCTGCAGTGGACGGCTTTGCTCTAGGTGGTGGGCTAGAGCTGGCACTGGCGTGTGACCTCCGTACAGCGGGTAAGTATCTGCTTAGAGTTTCTGAGGGTAGGGTGGGGCAGGGTCGAAACAGGAGCACGGTCCTACATGACAAAATGGAGTCATAggatttgtttattgtttatttatttatctaagcAATTATGACAGACGCTTACAGCCACATTCTTTCTGAGTTTGCATGTatgcaatttttattttgcagcaTATACTGCGCAGATGGGTCTGATCGAGACCACGCGGGGACTCCTTCCAGGGGCGGGTGAGATATAGGAAAAAGAGTGGTGAAAATACATCCTCTTATAGTTTATGGTGAAGACAGAGAGGCAAACCACGAGCCACTTATAGTCTACCACCTGATTGCTTTCCCCTCACTGTGCACTAGGAGGCAGTCAGCGTTTGCCACGGGCAGTGGGATTTGCTGTGGCGAAGGAGCTGATCTTTACTGGGCGGCGTGTTGGAGGGGAGCAGGCTGTACACCTGGGATTAGTGAATCGTGCCGTCCCACAAAACCAGAGCAGAGATGCAGCTTATAGAGATGCTCTAAGCCTGGCCAAGGAAATCCTCCCTCAGGTAGGTCAGACTGACACACAAGCACAGATTGAGTTATTCAGATTCACCAAAGGACATAAAAGATTCTACTGTCAGAGTGACATCTTTCTATAGGGACCTCATTCAGAGATTTTGTGTCTTGTTCCCTTTCTAGCTGTACTGTTCGTACAGTAATCTTCCAGCATTGTGTACGCTCTGTGAGAGACTTGGGTTcataataaaagagaaatagCTACTTTCCACTACGTGTCTCCTGAAAGTTTGTCTATAATATTGCAGTGGATGGGCGATGTGGTTGTCTGTGCCAGAACTTGGATCTTCATTCACAATCAGGATTTAATCACTATAAAACAATGCATAATCTTAAGAATTTGCAGTAAAAGAGGTTAGAAAGTTCCTTTTTTCCATGATgatgctttcttttttcattttctccacAATCAGGGAACTTGGGAAAACTTGTTtgaaacataaaacacaattaTTTAATGTCATTTCTCCCACTACTTatggtgtttcttttttttaattctgtgttgGCACCCTTAATTGGAAAATGCTTGTTTTCATGTAGGGTGGCAATAATTGTAGAGTACCAAAATACTAGTGATTATGACTagtgatgaataaatgaattctcTAGAAAGCATCTACATGAATGTCCCATctaggtaaataaaaaaaaatatttaggagaAGGGAGTGTAATTCTTTGTCAAAGCAGAATTAAGACGCACTGCAATTGCGTCCTGCTTTTTCACATGaagctgtttttctctctctggcccTCACTGGTTGAAGTGGAGATGAGTGAGACTATTTACGTCACTTGGATGGAAGCCAGTTAACCCAGAACACTGCCATCATCTCCGAGAATCCGATTAGGGCTCACATTTATAACAGGTGTCTTGATGCTTATTGCTTATTGGGTTTAAAAATGTCACGTTGCCTACTCTGGCTTTTGTAGGCTCCGTTCGCAGTCAGGATGGCCAAGGAAGCCATGAACCGAGGAATAGAGGTGGACATCGCTTCAGGAATGGCCATCGAGGGCATGTGCTATGCTCGGGTGAGACTGATTAAACACAGATTCATGCggattatatataaacaatctGTATGTTCAGTTATTAATCCTAACAGGGTTATTCCTTGTATTATGTGGCATCAGAGAAGAAAGagatagatgtgataacctgggtTTTTAGTAtgttcaggtcgtcagctgacttcattttattgccacacaaTGCGGAGCCTAGATCTGACCATCTAAatcaactccagatcataacagaggcttgtacagtggccactatacaTAAGGGATGCattgcttcatgcacttcccttgtTACCCTGACACACCAATAAATCAATCTgaacttatcagaccacatgacttttaTCTGTTACTCCAAAATCCAATCTTCAGCAAaattaagctttttttctgGTTAGTCTTACTATCAAGTGGTtctcttatggacacacagctgtttagtcccaatacTGTGAGTTATCATCACATTGTGGGtgcatggaaatgctcttactttgacTATTAAATATAGCTCTGTGAAATCCTGCAGTTTCAccatgtgtttaagtgatctccattcacgATTTTTTttcgaccacatttcttccacaaagttgacgtTTCTATCCTCCCAGGTTCTGATAATGTTTTGAAAGGTTCTTAACTCAGTTCttgtaatttcaaatctccGTAGTCATTGCTTGATGCAttgcaataatttgaccctactGAAAAGGTGACTTTagtggccaggcagtgtatatattttctgtttatatatatatatatatatatatatatatacacagtatatctaTGCCTGTCAAGTCATTCATGTTTCTCTCCTGCAGGTTATTCCAACACAAGACAGGCGAGAAGGAATGGCAGCTTTTATAGAGAAAAGGCAGCCCAGATACACTGGAGAGTAAAGACACATCTAGCACAGACATTCGAAAGTGCTATTTTGTAATTCCAGCCTTATTAGAtcattatttttacttcatactTTCGAATAACATATACATATTGGCAATATACTGGTTTTTAAAGTTAGGAATAAAAGATTTGCAGTGTACTGTTCTAGGAAACCCATCAACAGCAAGgtagtgtgtttatgtgactATCATAATTAGTTTTCCAGGAAACCAAAGTGACTGACCTTGCAGCTAGGACAGTATAAAAGATTAATCAATTCCTTTTGAACAACATAAAGAATTAAATGAGATTTAAGTTATTAACAATGTTATCTGATTTTCAATCAGGATTTAGGAAAAATCATAGTACAACTACAGTCcctttaaaagtaattaatgatAATATTGAATCTTTGGACAACATGCAACATTGAGCAGCCCTGTGTATTGACTTGTGTAAGGTTTTTGATACTGTGGATCATGTAATAATCAAGCAAATACTCATTAATACAGGATTGTTAGTAAaaactgtctgtttgtttgacAATTTATCAGGTCACTCTCGGTGTGTCCAGGTGGGAGATATTGCCACTATATGGAAGCAAAAtagtctcattaataattcacacaaaaggcACGATACACACATGCGTATCCCAATTCACATGCGTGAAACCCATGTGAACCCAACTGTGTACAGCTTTTTCGAATGTTTAAAATTCATGAGTGTATCATGGACTGTGAGCGTGAAAATCatcttgtgtgtgtattttgagACTTTGCTGGCAGCAATGTGGGTCATCTGTactctttagccaatcagatgcgacctcaccattcaaccaatcacagctCTTCAGGAGCGCAGCACTCAAGTAGCTTTTACGCAATctgagttaatttttttttgtaaaagaatctatatattttttcgtGCACGTGAATTAGGTTCCACGCATGGGGGCATcatgtcttttgtgtgaattattaatgagacaaataatcaaataataaataattaattgctTCCTTACCTCTAGACCATTTATTGTATCTAAAGGTGTGCCGCAAGGTTCTGTGTTAGGACTGCTACTTTTCTCTATTTACATCAACAGTCTCGAACAAAATGTTTTCAATGCAAGTTTTAATTTTTACGCAGAGAATACAGTGATATACTCTTCTGCATCTACACTAGACGAGGCACTTTCTTAAGTGCAGGACAAACTAAGCTAACTAAATTGTTTTTAGCTATTTAATCCTTACACTACTCTTTAGGGCATTGAGAGTCAATACAATATCTTGAATTTCAATACAAATGTTTTAGGATTATAATTGATAATTCactcttttaaacttttttttttaacaactggTAACAAaccataaagttttttttttttttttttttcaaaacagatCTTGTCTTCAATTTCTACTGTCCATAGTCCATATTAATCTGGGGGAAAAGGTGCTGCTCCCTCAGACTGGGATAACAAATTTATCTGAATCTTTGTAACCTGGCCTTACTGGAGTTTAAAGAACAGAATAATAGCTTTACTTAGCTGtaaatgttttgaatgtttaattGCTTTTTGGCTGTAAATTAGTTATTTGTTTTATGTCAGAAACTCCATGTAATGATGCTGTCTTTTTGGCCAGGAAActttaaagaaagaatttcagGGAGTTTATAAAATCATGTGAACACTTTTATTATTGGCTTATTGTACTTTTACAAAAGGAAATATTAAATAGGGTTTTTTTGGAGTGATTGgtaaatatagttttattaaagaaaaaaaacattttgcttgaAACATTTATCCTACTAAAATGAAAGAAACCTgactaccttaaaaaaaaaaaaaaaaaaatttcttaacCTCAACAGATTGTTACCCCACATCCTATAATACAAAGGTGCCACTAGGGCAGCTCTGCCTCtttggggcatgactccacaagaacTCTTGGGGTGTTGTGGTGCGGGACATTACTGGGGGATCCCTTCCTCCTGGGTGTGGTGTGGggtgcattccatggatgctcaaTCAGAGTGATATCTGTGGAATTTGGAGGATGGATCAACAACCTTAAACTTTGATTCTGTCAcaagtttactgtatataatttataatcactTTTATCCAATTCACTTGCTGATGTTGTTAGTGTTGTGGCATAatggcacacaaacacataagaATTAAAGTTTTCTGACCCTTCAAGCTGTCAAGCTGTAGAAGCATCTCAAGAACCGCTAATAGGAGATGGATGCACCAGAGCTCAACGGCCAGTGTCACAAAGGCTCTGAATACTTATGAAATTTAATAtcagtcttttatttatttattaaacaaattaacaaaacactcAGAACACctgtctttaaatttttttgtgtgtagaattaaattatttttacccATTTCAGATGAGTGTGAAACAGAGAAAAATATGAATAACCTGAAGGGGTCAGAAAACCTGCTGTCAGCATTGTATATGTATAAACATTTTCCCCATGTGActttattttttgcacaatattcaagTCTCTATTCCTCAAGTACAGAGTCCCATATACTGGGACTATACATATCTGAGAAATATAACACAAGAACATTTATCCATCCATGAAAATATTGTCTGATGTTTACTGTTTTCCAATTCGGCCAAagcaggcgtgtgtgtgtgtgtgtgtgtttttttttaaatcaactagTCTGTCTTTTGGTAGCTTCCAAGAACTGACTGTTGCATGGTCTCTCTGTGCAACATTTGAATAACGGGTCAAAGAAGGGTTAAAGATGGGTGCGAGCAGTTATAAGCATGAGTTAACACTTTCCAAATCTAAGATTTACACTCGGATACATCATTAGGTCTTAAGAGCAtcaatgtatgtatatataaacatacacaaacaaaataGTTTTGCGTTGAACCTCTCACACTGAAATCTAATGCCAAAGTgtaaccaccaccaccaaaccCCTGAAGTCCTAACACTTAAACATGCATACAACTCTATACATCCATGTAAAAGAATTTATAAGTAAACACAATCTCAAAACGGTATACACTGGAGATTTCAgaaatttgtaatatttattgcAACGTGTCCACAGTCAGTCGAAACTGAATTTGAATCCATTCCACCGCACACATTGAAAATCCCAAAAACATAAAGCATGCTCTCtcagcacatgcacacatgctgCCATGCTATTCTCTTTCATTTTTGCCCGCCTTCACCCAGTATTTCCCCCCAAGCAACAGAGAtgataaaataaacagacattctAATTTCGAAACTGAGAATTAAATAATTCGCTTTGTGCAAATGAACGCTTGTTAGGTTTCTCCCACTGAGTAGTGCTCTGATTTGTTGTTGGAAGTGAGCACACATGGGCCAGgagaatgtaattaaacaagCCATATGAGGACACagacaaatacagtacacacaaacagtttccAGGTAGTACACCATGCGTCATCCAGAGACTCGTCACCAGATACCCATCTCATGGAACGTCTCTCTCTAAAATGATAAAACGCAACAAATCAGCAGAATACATCACATATATATATCGGTTATataaaacaaacctttttttaaataaaaagaagcaaaataaaatgatcCCCTTTTTCCATGTTTATTTATTGCACTTGTCGCTGATGCCTGTG harbors:
- the echdc2 gene encoding enoyl-CoA hydratase domain-containing protein 2, mitochondrial, with translation MTVFRRFALGVCSFSRSRAQLNRVFSARQCSQPDHISVSAKNKLFIRGFSAVSNPDAAEVDISRLEGEDQGIVEVLMCRERARNSLGRVFVSQMRELVSGLHHDAAVRVVIFRSLVPGVFCAGADLKERAQMGNSEAEQFVLGLRSLMNEIAALPMPTIAAVDGFALGGGLELALACDLRTAAYTAQMGLIETTRGLLPGAGGSQRLPRAVGFAVAKELIFTGRRVGGEQAVHLGLVNRAVPQNQSRDAAYRDALSLAKEILPQAPFAVRMAKEAMNRGIEVDIASGMAIEGMCYARVIPTQDRREGMAAFIEKRQPRYTGE